One genomic region from Prunus persica cultivar Lovell chromosome G3, Prunus_persica_NCBIv2, whole genome shotgun sequence encodes:
- the LOC18782175 gene encoding uncharacterized protein LOC18782175: MAKFPVNPFLLLRRSYKVARSVQKAATTMRRTATTESGSSVNDNVANNHDSPQMNQVFWMRDPKTGNWIPESHFEDVDVAELREKLLPNLNNKHKL; this comes from the exons ATGGCCAAGTTTCCTGTGAACCCCTTTCTCCTGCTCAG GCGATCATATAAGGTTGCAAGATCAGTGCAAAAGGCAGCGACGACAATGAGGAGGACTGCCACAACTGAATCGGGCAGTAGTGTTAATGATAATGTAGCAAATAATCATGATAGTCCGCAGATGAATCAAGTGTTTTGGATGAGAGACCCGAAGACAGGGAACTGGATTCCAGAGAGCCACTTTGAGGACGTTGATGTTGCAGAGCTGAGGGAGAAGCTCCTCCCCAACCTCAACAACAAGCACAAACTTTAA